The stretch of DNA AGCTGCATCTCAGCTAAACGGAAATGCCGAGGAACTTCAGCGCCTTGTCAATCAGTTCAAACTGTGACTATTCAACGCTATGCGCTGACGGCTGGTGGTATTGTGTTTGTTTCCGATACATGTTTGCTAACAAATGCTAACAAATGCACACTGAAGATAACTCTTCAGTGAGGGGGTATCTCCCAATGGTTGTGAAAAGTTACCTTTCCACAACCGCGTATAAAATAAAGAGAATAGCTTGGTTATCGCTATGCAATCTCTTTATTTTTTAGTACCTTAAAGGTTTTATTCTGCAAAGGATTGCTTGCAGAAACCACGTACCTTTCCGATAACAGCAAATGAATTATAGCTGTAAAATTTCAGTACTGTCAAACTGTTACTATTTTTGAACTATTACCTTAATTTAGACTTTATTAATAATTGTTAGGAGTTACGCAGTTGAATTTCCATGGAAAGTCATCAGATAGGTATCTGATGTAACTGACTGAAAATTTTGAACCTATTTTTCAACTGCGTAACTCCTAAATTGTAAGTAATGATTAACAAATCAGATACTATGCGTGAACCTTCCATTAGGTGGCAACTTGGGTTTATATAGCTAGAGCACCATAAAATGAACATACCATACCACAGATCCTGCAGGTGGTTGCTATCTTCCGGATTCCAGCAGATATCCATTTGGTAGTGCTCTAATCTATAGGATCTTATGAGAAGTTATCCATTTTGATTGACAGGAAGCGCGGCATTATAGTGATGTATAAAATACCAAATTGCCCCAATATGATTGGCTAATTTTTTTGAAAATGACTAGGAGTTACGCAGTTGCCGGTATTGGCAGAATATAAAGAGGAGCGGTTAAATAATCACGAACCGCATTTCGTACAATACGAGCTTTAGCTTCTATTTCACTAATCCCTGTACGAAAGAAAAATCGTTCCAAACGTATGAAAGCTCGAATTGAGAATCCAATATGATTCTTTTGAGCACGAGCGCCGCGAGCTTGGCAACGCTCAACGCCACAAGTCTGTTTTAGGTTGCGATGATAAACCTCAATCATCCAACCGCGTTCAGCTAGACTTTGGCGTGTCATATTCGACATAGAAAAGTTATTGGTTGCCCAGTATTCCATGTCGCCGTTTGTTGCGACAATCTGAAACGCTCGAACCAAACCAACTCCTTTTAAGGATACGACTTGCCCTCCTGGCAAAAGATTCACCGTATTAATCGCACGATTCCGCGTGCCATCCGGATTAATTAATCGGTTAGATTTTAACCGAGTGAGATAATCCCATCCTAAATCTTTAATTAACTTAAGATTTTCAATACTACCGTACCAACTGTCAAATACTACGGCAGATGGTGTAAAATCGCGTTCCTGTGCGATGTTTAACATGGCTCGAAAATGATCGTTTTTGGTCAAATTATCCGAGCTTTTATTGTAAATCCGATAATCACAGGGGATGTAACTATCGCCGTCCGTCCAAAGCAGGGTAATCAGATTAATTCCTTGAACAGTCGCGTGGTGTTTACCTGACCAATGATAATTGACCAGGTCTATTTGACGCGCATATGGTTTATCAAGGGTCGAATCATCAATTACCAAAATGCCCCCGGCTTTATTAATAAGCGGTTCGACTTCCCGCCATAATTCATCTGAATTTGGCTCCTCGCGGTATAAAATCCGGGTAAACGCATCATGCGCGGGGGGTGCATCTATTATCGGAGATACCTTTGCGGCCTCCGAACAAGAATAAGAGCGCGGCGTCGCGATCAAAAACTGAATGTAATCCTCTGCGGTGCATTTAGGTAGGTTCATTGTTGTATTTTAACACAATTTTCTTTCAACTGCGTAACTCCTAAATGACAATGCTTTTCTCACCAATCTCGAAATTCGTTGACGGAGGGTGAGATTAAATCTTTCAATATGGTTGGTTTGACCGCTTTCCTTACCAATCGCGTGATGGCGTTTCGAGGGAAAAATTGCTGCGTAAGCGGCCCAAAAATCCGTGTAACTCACCGCGCATTGACGATAGACGGGGGGCAAGGAATCCCATAAGGCGCGTGCGGATTGCTCGCTGCGATCGCCAATATAAATTCCAACAATTTCTCGGGTATCCCGATCGATGGCAAGCCAAACCCATTGTTTCTTTTCCTTTTTTCCAACAAATGACCAAAGTTCATCGCACTCCATGGTGAGTCTTCCCTTTGATTTTCTCTTGACTTCCAGGGTACGCGGGGTTCGTGCGTATTTTTCATTGACATATTTTTGAAGCCAAGATTCGGAAACTCCTACTACTCGCGCAATCCCCGCCAAAGAAATTCGCTCCAGCAAAAGATGATCAATTAATTCTTTTTTCTCATCAGAAATTGGCCCCTTTTCCGGGATTAATACAAATTGTCGACCACATTCATTACACCGATACATCTGTTTACCAGTTGCATTAAAACCATTTTTTACAACCATTTCAGATTTGCAATTTGGGCAGCACATAGAAAACTCCTAAACTTTGTATAAAAATACCGAAATGGAACGTTAACTCATCCTATAGATTGGGGCACTACCATCCATTTTATGGTTGTTTAGCTCTATATAAATTACCCCACGGCTAAAGCCTACTTTACCAGCCTGAGCCACAAAACATCGTGGCTACGTTGCAACCAAGAACAAGACTCACCTACGAATGCTTCCTCCTGCCTGTCGGCAGACAGGCAGTTCGTAGCTCTGAAAGCGGCAGGTGCAGACAACCTTAGAGGCTGTATAAAAACTAGCCGTTTGATTATTAAAGAACAATTACAAGATTAAGTCCTCGTTATCGTTTTTCATCTGTATCCATGCGAATAGGATGCTGATTCGCAAGGTAGTAGTTTTTGTACTGTCTCTTTAGGAGTAGACGAAACGGTTTGTCGCAAGGTTCAAAATCTTGTCCTGCGCGAAGTCGCAGGAATCGAACTGAAGCTGCGTTGCAACTTTAGCGAGGGGAGCCACACCACAAAGTGTGCGTCACTTGGGCCGCGTAAGGGTTGACAGCCGGGAAAGACCGGCAACTTCACTTCAATTTCAACTGCAAGAACAAACAGGAGGCGGCGCTTCCTCTCCCATGGCTAAAGCCAGCGGTTTTAGCGCCGAATTTGGATGAAATAGTGGACAGTCAGGAACGCCACGCCTAAAGGCGGGGGTTTGAGAAGTCAAATTCACAAGTTCAGAACTTGACTAGCCTGAGTCCAAAGTATCGGACTACGTTTTTGGAGTCATGATACCTGCGGATGCGTGCCAGTCCGCAGCTCTGTCGCTCACCGTTAAATCTCTTAGAGGGTTATATTCCCCGCCGCTTGCGGCGTACGAAAATACAGTGTCTGATAAGGCACTGTAAAACGAAGGTGAGCCGCATAGCGTGCGAACCGTAGTGCAAAAATACCCCGCCGCTTGCGGCGGGGTTGTTTATCATCTTTAATGGGGTTAAGGAAGTGCGGTTAGCGGAACAGAGCTGCTGAAAACATTGGCGAGGCAAACATAACCGGCGCAAGCCGAGTTGCCCTTACAGGCTGACAGCCGGGAAAGACCGGCTCCTAATTCTGAAAACCGCCCGCTTTCCTCCCTGCCCGGCTAAAGCCGGGGTGGCTCTCTCGCCGGCATTTGGTGAGTGAATGATATACAATATACGCCTTGTTGCCATCCTCAATAACTTCAACTTTTTCAGGAATAGCTACTGATGCATACCACTTTAATCAACACCGAAATCCAGCCTTTCAAGGCTACCGCTTATCAGAACGGTAAGTTTGAGTCGGTGACCGACGCCGACCTAAAAGGCAAATGGTCCGTAGTATTTTTCTATCCTGCTGATTTTACTTTTGTTTGTCCGACCGAGCTGGGTGACTTGGCCAGCAGTTACGCTGAATTTAAGAAACTAGGCGTAGAAATCTACGCAGTATCCACTGATACCCATTTTACCCACAAGGCCTGGCACGATACCTCGGAAACCATCGGCAAGATTCAGTTCCCGATGGTGGGCGATCCAACCGGAACAATTACACGTAATTTCGGCGTGATGATTGAGACCGCTGGTTTGGCTGAACGCGGTACTTTCGTCATCGACCCGCAAGGAAAAATTCAAATCATCGAGATTACAGCCGGTGGCATTGGCCGCGACGCCTCCGAATTGCTGCGCAAGGTCAAGGCTGCTCAGTACGTCGCGTCTCACCCCGGAGAAGTGTGCCCGGCCAAGTGGAAGGAAGGTGATGCTACCCTGACGCCATCGCTGGATTTAGTCGGCAAGATTTAAGGCATTACGATCCTTGGGCGTCGGTTGCTTCAGGCACCGACGCCTTTTTTATTTTTTATTCGCCATTTCAGGAAAACGCCATGATCGACGCGAACCTTAAAATTCAATTAAAAACCTATCTCGAAAAGCTCGTGGTGCCCATCGAATTGGTTGCGTCACTCGATGACACGCCGAAATCGGGCGAAATGCGCGCCTTGCTGGAAGATATCGCCAGCCTGTCCAGCAAGGTGAGCTTGCTGGACAACGGCAAGGATGCCCGCCGTCCGTCGTTTTCGATTAGCCGCGTCGGTGAATCGCCCCGC from Gammaproteobacteria bacterium encodes:
- a CDS encoding transposase, whose translation is MNLPKCTAEDYIQFLIATPRSYSCSEAAKVSPIIDAPPAHDAFTRILYREEPNSDELWREVEPLINKAGGILVIDDSTLDKPYARQIDLVNYHWSGKHHATVQGINLITLLWTDGDSYIPCDYRIYNKSSDNLTKNDHFRAMLNIAQERDFTPSAVVFDSWYGSIENLKLIKDLGWDYLTRLKSNRLINPDGTRNRAINTVNLLPGGQVVSLKGVGLVRAFQIVATNGDMEYWATNNFSMSNMTRQSLAERGWMIEVYHRNLKQTCGVERCQARGARAQKNHIGFSIRAFIRLERFFFRTGISEIEAKARIVRNAVRDYLTAPLYILPIPATA
- a CDS encoding insertion element IS1 protein InsB yields the protein MCCPNCKSEMVVKNGFNATGKQMYRCNECGRQFVLIPEKGPISDEKKELIDHLLLERISLAGIARVVGVSESWLQKYVNEKYARTPRTLEVKRKSKGRLTMECDELWSFVGKKEKKQWVWLAIDRDTREIVGIYIGDRSEQSARALWDSLPPVYRQCAVSYTDFWAAYAAIFPSKRHHAIGKESGQTNHIERFNLTLRQRISRLVRKALSFRSYAVERKLC
- the ahpC gene encoding alkyl hydroperoxide reductase, AhpC component; translation: MHTTLINTEIQPFKATAYQNGKFESVTDADLKGKWSVVFFYPADFTFVCPTELGDLASSYAEFKKLGVEIYAVSTDTHFTHKAWHDTSETIGKIQFPMVGDPTGTITRNFGVMIETAGLAERGTFVIDPQGKIQIIEITAGGIGRDASELLRKVKAAQYVASHPGEVCPAKWKEGDATLTPSLDLVGKI